From the genome of Streptomyces sp. NBC_00659, one region includes:
- a CDS encoding sigma-70 family RNA polymerase sigma factor, with amino-acid sequence MATQDAPPRWDRRMQQRLSRGEAAALGELYDRFASLVHGLAHRVLGDERAADGITREVFTQVWENPDAYDPKQGPLRSWVATLTHRLAVQRLRATETAALARSGDGTAEELERKVRSASVAARADYIVTSMPTPLRTALELAYFQRRDYRQAAADLGVTEDEARRRLRLGLQLLSTAHDAGPAAAPPEPGGAV; translated from the coding sequence ATGGCGACGCAGGACGCACCGCCCCGCTGGGACCGCAGGATGCAGCAGCGGCTCTCACGCGGGGAGGCCGCCGCGCTCGGCGAGCTCTACGACCGGTTCGCCTCGCTCGTGCACGGTCTCGCCCATCGCGTGCTCGGGGACGAGCGGGCCGCCGACGGGATCACCCGCGAGGTCTTCACCCAGGTCTGGGAGAACCCTGACGCCTACGACCCCAAACAGGGCCCGCTGCGTTCCTGGGTCGCCACCCTGACCCACCGGCTGGCCGTGCAGCGCCTGCGCGCCACCGAGACCGCCGCGCTCGCCAGGAGCGGCGACGGCACCGCCGAGGAGCTGGAGCGCAAGGTGCGCAGCGCGTCCGTCGCCGCCCGCGCGGACTACATCGTCACGTCCATGCCCACCCCGCTGCGGACCGCTCTGGAACTGGCGTATTTCCAGCGCCGCGACTACCGCCAGGCGGCCGCCGATCTCGGCGTCACCGAGGACGAGGCCCGCCGCCGGCTGCGCCTCGGCCTCCAGCTGCTGTCCACCGCCCACGACGCCGGGCCCGCCGCCGCGCCGCCGGAACCCGGGGGTGCGGTGTGA
- a CDS encoding maleylpyruvate isomerase N-terminal domain-containing protein, with protein sequence MHEDGHEDADGAGRRPGGPPRIPPPRASVEDTGLPLPEPAAAPGPAPLVLEHRVLKSLLGAWALAACSADETSAVEDHLGDCGSCADEALRLREAVGLLHPPESLDLDPTLRTRVLTSCLDRRPPRIPVPEWAAPYDAETARLDALLQDIGGSEWHAPVRLRWFEGDGPVSRRTTVAGVIAHLLSVDGLVAVALGLDDPLGGSDAKRPSPQERTEAYWRSSRVPPTSSVRGPWREQSHGIVRTVSFVEEGAPAAGGVAGGEASGRLTVPYGGFELPLSDSMLDRAFECWVHAGDIADAVDYPYEPPAPRHLHRMIDLAARMLPVSLAERRRAGLSARSARHLVAAGTPGRSLRLEIEGSGGGEWLIPLDSPGAVGSADHEVAHVALDGVEFCHLAAGHVSPEEAAAGQDGDRDVIWDVLSAAASLSRM encoded by the coding sequence ATGCACGAGGACGGGCACGAGGACGCCGACGGCGCCGGACGGCGGCCGGGCGGGCCGCCGCGCATCCCGCCGCCACGCGCCTCCGTGGAGGACACCGGGCTGCCGCTGCCCGAGCCGGCCGCCGCCCCCGGTCCGGCGCCGCTGGTCCTCGAACACCGGGTCCTGAAGTCGCTGCTGGGCGCGTGGGCGCTGGCCGCCTGCTCGGCGGACGAGACGAGTGCCGTCGAGGACCACCTCGGGGACTGCGGCTCGTGCGCGGACGAGGCGCTGCGGCTGCGCGAGGCGGTCGGGCTGCTGCACCCGCCGGAGAGCCTCGACCTGGACCCGACGCTGCGCACCCGTGTCCTGACGAGTTGCCTGGACCGGCGCCCGCCGCGCATCCCGGTACCCGAGTGGGCCGCTCCGTACGACGCGGAGACCGCCCGTCTCGACGCCCTGCTCCAGGACATCGGCGGCTCCGAATGGCACGCGCCCGTGCGGCTGCGCTGGTTCGAGGGCGACGGGCCCGTGAGCCGGCGCACGACCGTCGCCGGGGTCATCGCCCATCTGCTGAGCGTCGACGGACTGGTCGCCGTAGCGCTGGGCCTGGACGACCCGCTCGGCGGGTCCGACGCGAAGCGGCCGTCACCGCAGGAGCGCACCGAGGCGTACTGGCGCTCCTCGCGCGTCCCGCCCACCTCGTCCGTGCGCGGACCCTGGCGGGAGCAGAGCCACGGCATCGTACGGACCGTGTCGTTCGTGGAGGAGGGCGCCCCGGCCGCGGGCGGGGTCGCCGGCGGGGAGGCCTCCGGGCGGCTCACCGTGCCGTACGGCGGTTTCGAGCTGCCTCTCAGCGACTCGATGCTGGACCGGGCCTTCGAGTGCTGGGTGCACGCGGGGGACATCGCCGACGCGGTGGACTACCCGTACGAACCGCCCGCTCCCCGGCATCTGCACCGGATGATCGACCTGGCCGCGCGGATGCTGCCCGTCTCGCTCGCCGAGCGGCGCCGGGCCGGTCTGTCGGCCCGGTCGGCCCGGCATCTCGTCGCGGCGGGTACTCCGGGGCGCAGCCTGCGCCTGGAGATCGAGGGCTCCGGGGGCGGCGAGTGGCTCATCCCGCTCGACTCGCCCGGCGCCGTCGGCTCCGCCGATCACGAGGTGGCCCATGTCGCGCTGGACGGGGTGGAGTTCTGCCACCTGGCCGCGGGCCATGTGTCGCCGGAGGAGGCGGCCGCCGGACAGGACGGCGACCGCGACGTCATCTGGGACGTACTGTCCGCGGCGGCATCACTGAGCCGCATGTGA
- the purU gene encoding formyltetrahydrofolate deformylase, translated as MNEPSVRETVPAAEQYVLTLSCPDKQGIVHAVSSYLFMTGCNIEDSQQFGDHDTGLFFMRVHFSAESPVTVEKLRASFTAIGDAFHMEWQIHRAEDRMRVVLMVSKFGHCLNDLLFRARIGALPVDIAAVVSNHTDFAELVGSYDVPFHHIAVTKDTKAEAEAQLLELVREKGVELVVLARYMQVLSDDLCKQLSGRIINIHHSFLPSFKGAKPYHQAHARGVKLIGATAHYVTADLDEGPIIEQEVERVGHDVTPDQLVAIGRDVECQALARAVKWHAERRILLNGRRTVVFA; from the coding sequence ATGAATGAGCCGTCCGTCCGCGAGACCGTGCCCGCTGCCGAGCAGTACGTCCTGACGCTTTCCTGCCCCGACAAGCAGGGCATCGTGCACGCCGTGTCGAGCTACTTGTTCATGACCGGCTGCAACATCGAGGACAGCCAGCAGTTCGGCGACCACGACACGGGTCTGTTCTTCATGCGCGTCCACTTCTCGGCGGAGTCGCCGGTGACTGTGGAGAAATTGCGTGCGAGTTTCACAGCGATCGGCGACGCCTTCCACATGGAGTGGCAGATCCACCGGGCCGAGGACCGGATGAGGGTCGTCCTCATGGTCAGCAAGTTCGGTCACTGCCTGAACGACCTGCTCTTCCGCGCGCGGATCGGCGCGCTGCCCGTCGACATCGCCGCGGTGGTCTCCAACCACACCGACTTCGCGGAGCTGGTGGGGTCGTACGACGTTCCCTTCCACCACATCGCGGTGACGAAGGACACGAAGGCCGAGGCCGAGGCGCAGCTGCTGGAGCTGGTGCGCGAGAAGGGCGTCGAGCTGGTCGTCCTCGCCCGCTACATGCAGGTCCTCTCGGACGACCTGTGCAAGCAGCTCAGCGGCCGCATCATCAACATCCATCACTCCTTCCTGCCGAGCTTCAAGGGCGCCAAGCCGTACCACCAGGCGCACGCCCGCGGGGTCAAGCTCATCGGCGCGACGGCGCACTACGTCACCGCCGACCTCGACGAGGGCCCGATCATCGAGCAGGAGGTCGAGCGGGTAGGCCACGACGTCACCCCCGACCAGCTGGTCGCCATCGGCCGTGACGTGGAGTGCCAGGCGCTCGCCCGCGCCGTGAAGTGGCACGCGGAGCGCCGCATCCTGCTCAACGGGCGCCGGACGGTCGTTTTCGCCTGA
- a CDS encoding SCO4402 family protein: MTVQDSENSSRRGRRSSTMGGMPLNDMPWWRWRSNVRSALHMLSDPAFQRDVWLAGVDGYGDVTDAVYRLVEDTWLDNWSAEKYIGTIFRDSQEAALVDSAVLRVLRIMHQVGPDAPVSAYLDHQAWPDALQAARAAHVRLASSDGEDPDTPPRTLEVLRILTRSA, from the coding sequence GTGACCGTGCAAGACTCGGAGAACTCTTCCCGCCGTGGCCGTCGCTCATCCACCATGGGCGGCATGCCACTGAACGACATGCCGTGGTGGCGCTGGCGCAGCAATGTGCGCTCCGCGCTGCACATGCTTTCCGACCCCGCCTTCCAGAGAGACGTCTGGCTCGCCGGCGTCGACGGATACGGCGACGTCACCGACGCCGTGTACCGCCTGGTCGAGGACACCTGGCTGGACAACTGGTCGGCCGAGAAATACATCGGCACGATCTTCCGGGACTCCCAGGAGGCGGCCCTCGTGGACAGTGCCGTCCTGCGGGTCCTGCGGATCATGCATCAGGTCGGACCCGACGCGCCGGTCTCCGCCTATCTCGACCACCAGGCCTGGCCGGACGCCCTCCAGGCCGCTCGTGCCGCACACGTACGCCTGGCGTCGAGCGACGGAGAGGACCCGGACACGCCTCCACGCACCCTCGAGGTCCTGAGGATCCTGACGCGGTCCGCCTGA
- a CDS encoding ABC transporter substrate-binding protein: MTGRRRTRTTSPTPPRPRKAKLLYASALVACASVAVGCGAIPGATGGSGDGPVKVMTWAPEKTNATNKPGMPALAKAYARWVNAHGGINGRRLEVLTCNDHNDSVAAAHCAERAAEEEVVAVVGSYSQHSRAFLAPLESAGIPYIGGFGVTDDEFTSPISYPVNGGQGVLLAGLGEQLGKSCGPVSLIRPDTIAGDELPVLLDSGLKALGHPEAADQKAAEDATEYSLPTRLALEHATSDPTRQGCVVPALGDRTNTFMDSFRRDAEDYRKVHTGTVIGNIDQSLIDATGGKSGPYEGSYVTGWYPTADDARWNPMRAVIKEQAFGDNRIDPSDAGVQTTWIAYTVLKKVIEALGAGEVSPLTLRRELDNGLKVNTGGVTPTLDWRFDAETTVAAFPRLVNADVTFQVIRGGQLTSQRRDFVDMAKTLATAEQ; encoded by the coding sequence ATGACCGGTAGGCGACGTACTCGCACCACCTCCCCCACTCCGCCCCGGCCCCGCAAGGCCAAGCTGCTGTACGCGAGCGCGCTGGTCGCGTGCGCGTCGGTCGCCGTCGGATGCGGGGCCATCCCTGGTGCCACGGGGGGCTCCGGGGATGGCCCCGTCAAGGTGATGACCTGGGCCCCCGAGAAGACCAACGCGACGAACAAGCCCGGCATGCCGGCGCTGGCGAAGGCCTACGCGCGCTGGGTCAACGCCCACGGCGGCATCAACGGGCGCCGGCTGGAGGTCCTCACCTGCAACGACCACAACGACTCGGTCGCCGCTGCGCACTGCGCCGAGCGGGCCGCCGAGGAGGAGGTCGTCGCGGTCGTGGGCTCCTACAGCCAGCACAGCCGTGCGTTCCTCGCCCCGCTGGAGAGCGCGGGCATCCCCTACATCGGCGGCTTCGGCGTCACCGACGACGAGTTCACCAGCCCCATCTCCTACCCCGTCAACGGCGGACAGGGCGTCCTCCTGGCGGGCCTGGGCGAGCAGCTCGGCAAGAGCTGCGGCCCCGTCTCCCTCATACGCCCCGACACCATCGCCGGTGACGAGCTGCCCGTGCTGCTCGACTCCGGCCTGAAGGCCCTGGGCCACCCGGAGGCCGCGGACCAGAAGGCGGCCGAGGACGCCACCGAGTACTCCCTGCCGACCCGGCTCGCGCTCGAGCACGCGACCTCCGACCCGACCCGGCAGGGCTGTGTGGTCCCCGCGCTCGGTGACCGCACGAACACCTTCATGGACTCCTTCCGGCGCGATGCCGAGGACTACCGGAAGGTGCACACCGGTACCGTCATCGGCAACATCGACCAGTCGCTGATCGACGCCACCGGCGGCAAGTCGGGCCCCTACGAGGGGTCGTACGTCACCGGCTGGTACCCCACCGCCGACGACGCGCGCTGGAACCCGATGCGCGCGGTGATCAAGGAGCAGGCCTTCGGCGACAACCGGATCGATCCCAGCGACGCCGGGGTGCAGACCACCTGGATCGCCTACACCGTGCTGAAGAAGGTCATCGAGGCCCTCGGCGCGGGCGAGGTCTCGCCGCTCACCCTCCGGCGCGAGCTCGACAACGGCCTCAAGGTCAACACGGGCGGGGTCACGCCGACCCTCGACTGGCGCTTCGACGCGGAGACCACGGTCGCCGCCTTCCCGCGCCTGGTCAACGCCGACGTCACCTTCCAGGTCATTCGCGGCGGTCAGCTCACCTCGCAGCGACGCGACTTCGTCGACATGGCGAAGACCCTGGCCACAGCGGAGCAGTAG
- a CDS encoding transcriptional regulator yields MAARPLIARQPNERLQALIQEAGCSNAGLARRVNMCGAEHGLDLRYDKTSVARWLRGQQPRGRAPAIIAEALGRKLGRTVTIDEIGMANGKNLASGVGLQFSPTILGAIEQVCELWRSDVGRRDFLSGSSVAASALVEPSRDWLISSPDSQVARSAGPRVGLSDVAAVRAMTQALVGLDHQYGSGHVRPVVVHYLNSVVSGLLAGSYREAVGRELFAAVSRLTELAGYMAIDTGQPGLAQRYYIQALRLAQAAGDRGYGGYVLAASMSHLAAQLGNPREIAQLARAAQEGARGRVTPRAESMFLAAEARGHALMGDARAAQVASGRAVTALENADAASGDDPTWIAHFDEAYLADELAHCHRDLGQAEAAARCAEESLAGHPESRARRRAIGYVLLATAQVQQREVEQACHTGLRAVELLGTLRSNRGAEYLEDLQQRLEPFQDEAVVREFGARMELQAAA; encoded by the coding sequence ATGGCCGCAAGGCCTCTCATCGCCAGGCAGCCGAACGAACGGCTCCAGGCGCTCATCCAGGAAGCGGGCTGCTCGAACGCCGGGCTGGCCCGCCGGGTCAACATGTGCGGGGCGGAGCACGGACTCGATCTGCGCTACGACAAGACGTCCGTCGCGCGCTGGCTGCGCGGTCAGCAGCCCCGGGGACGGGCTCCGGCGATCATCGCCGAGGCGCTCGGCCGCAAGCTCGGCAGGACGGTCACGATCGACGAGATCGGCATGGCCAACGGCAAGAACCTGGCCTCCGGTGTCGGTCTCCAGTTCTCGCCGACGATACTGGGCGCCATCGAGCAGGTCTGCGAGCTGTGGCGCAGCGACGTGGGCCGCCGGGACTTCCTGTCCGGCTCGTCCGTCGCCGCCTCCGCGCTCGTCGAGCCCAGCCGTGACTGGCTGATCTCGTCGCCGGACTCGCAGGTGGCCCGGTCCGCGGGTCCGCGCGTCGGGCTCTCGGACGTGGCGGCGGTCCGCGCGATGACCCAGGCCCTCGTCGGCCTGGACCACCAGTACGGCAGCGGCCATGTGCGCCCGGTCGTCGTGCACTACCTGAACAGCGTGGTCTCCGGGCTGCTCGCCGGCTCCTACCGTGAGGCGGTCGGACGCGAACTGTTCGCGGCTGTCTCCCGGTTGACGGAACTCGCCGGCTACATGGCCATCGACACCGGCCAGCCGGGGCTCGCCCAGCGCTACTACATCCAGGCGCTGCGGCTCGCGCAGGCGGCCGGTGACCGCGGTTACGGCGGCTATGTCCTCGCCGCGTCCATGAGCCACCTGGCGGCCCAGCTCGGCAACCCGCGCGAGATCGCGCAGTTGGCGCGCGCGGCCCAGGAGGGTGCGCGCGGGCGGGTGACACCGCGGGCGGAGTCGATGTTCCTCGCCGCCGAGGCGCGGGGGCACGCGCTGATGGGTGACGCGCGCGCCGCGCAGGTGGCGTCCGGGCGGGCCGTCACGGCGCTGGAGAACGCGGACGCGGCCTCCGGGGACGACCCGACGTGGATCGCGCACTTCGACGAGGCCTATCTGGCCGACGAGCTGGCCCACTGCCACCGGGACCTCGGCCAGGCCGAGGCGGCCGCGCGATGCGCCGAGGAGTCCCTGGCCGGTCATCCCGAGTCGCGTGCCCGCCGCCGGGCCATCGGCTATGTCCTGCTGGCCACGGCACAGGTCCAGCAGCGCGAGGTGGAGCAGGCCTGTCACACCGGTCTGCGCGCCGTCGAACTCCTCGGCACGCTCCGCTCCAACCGCGGCGCCGAGTACCTGGAGGACCTTCAGCAGCGCCTGGAGCCGTTCCAGGACGAGGCCGTGGTGCGGGAGTTCGGGGCGCGCATGGAGCTGCAGGCGGCGGCGTGA
- a CDS encoding bifunctional DNA primase/polymerase has product MEETIAGTESAQIPQQRGESLRDAAVRYAEERHWDVFPGTWLEAAGGVQLCSCGEPACAVPGAHPAREDWANLATGSATVAGRLWSMRPTASILLPTGRTFDTIDVPETAGFLALARMRRMGLTLGPVTCTPDRRMHFFVLPGAAAKIPGLVRALGWPPASLDLTTLGEGAYVAAPPTRVGSRGAVQWACRPTPANRWLPDAEELVSPLAYACGRDRDR; this is encoded by the coding sequence GTGGAAGAGACCATCGCAGGCACCGAGTCCGCACAGATCCCCCAGCAGCGTGGCGAATCGCTGCGGGACGCCGCCGTGCGCTATGCCGAGGAACGCCACTGGGACGTGTTCCCCGGCACCTGGCTGGAAGCGGCCGGCGGGGTGCAGCTCTGCTCCTGCGGCGAACCCGCCTGTGCCGTGCCCGGCGCGCATCCGGCGCGCGAGGACTGGGCGAACCTGGCCACGGGCAGCGCGACGGTCGCGGGGCGGCTCTGGTCGATGCGGCCGACGGCGTCGATCCTGCTGCCCACGGGGCGTACGTTCGACACGATCGACGTGCCCGAGACCGCCGGGTTCCTGGCGCTGGCCCGTATGCGGCGGATGGGGCTCACCCTCGGGCCGGTGACGTGCACCCCGGACCGTCGCATGCACTTCTTCGTGCTCCCCGGAGCCGCGGCGAAGATCCCCGGCCTGGTACGGGCACTGGGCTGGCCGCCCGCCTCGCTCGATCTGACCACGCTCGGCGAGGGAGCCTATGTGGCCGCGCCGCCGACCCGGGTCGGATCCCGGGGCGCCGTGCAGTGGGCCTGCCGGCCGACACCCGCGAACCGCTGGCTGCCGGACGCGGAGGAGCTGGTCTCGCCGCTGGCCTACGCCTGCGGACGCGACCGCGACCGGTAG
- a CDS encoding ABC transporter ATP-binding protein, with amino-acid sequence MSEGAKDGGVPAVRVRGLWKRFGEQVAVAGIDLELPAGQFIGLVGPNGAGKTTTLSMVTGLLRPDHGTVEVVGHDVWRDPAEVKARIGVLPEGLRLFERLSGRELLGYTGRLRGLPGAEVDKRATQLLDVLDLAGAQHKLVVDYSTGMRKKIGLACALLHNPEVLFLDEPFEGVDPVSAQTIRGVLERYTASGATVVFSSHVMELVESLCDWVAVMAAGRIRAHGPLAEVRGSAPSLQQAFLELVGAHGRGTTADLDWLGGGAPR; translated from the coding sequence ATGAGCGAGGGAGCGAAGGACGGCGGCGTGCCCGCCGTACGTGTGCGGGGGCTCTGGAAGCGGTTCGGCGAGCAGGTCGCCGTGGCCGGGATCGATCTGGAGCTTCCCGCGGGGCAGTTCATCGGGCTCGTCGGGCCGAACGGGGCCGGCAAGACCACCACCCTCTCGATGGTGACCGGGCTGCTCAGGCCCGATCACGGCACCGTCGAGGTCGTCGGTCACGACGTCTGGCGCGACCCGGCGGAGGTGAAGGCCCGGATCGGCGTACTGCCCGAGGGACTCCGGCTCTTCGAGCGGCTCTCCGGACGCGAACTGCTCGGGTACACCGGCCGGTTGCGGGGCCTGCCCGGCGCCGAGGTCGACAAGCGTGCCACCCAGCTCCTCGACGTCCTCGACCTCGCGGGCGCCCAGCACAAACTGGTCGTCGACTACTCGACCGGCATGCGCAAGAAGATCGGTCTGGCCTGCGCTCTCCTGCACAACCCCGAAGTCCTCTTCCTGGACGAGCCCTTCGAGGGCGTGGACCCGGTCTCCGCGCAGACCATCCGGGGCGTCCTGGAGCGGTACACCGCGTCCGGTGCCACCGTCGTCTTCTCCTCCCATGTGATGGAGCTGGTCGAGTCGCTGTGCGACTGGGTCGCCGTCATGGCCGCCGGACGCATCCGCGCACACGGTCCGCTCGCGGAGGTGCGTGGCAGCGCCCCCTCCCTCCAGCAGGCCTTCCTGGAGCTGGTCGGCGCCCACGGCCGCGGCACCACGGCCGACCTGGACTGGCTGGGCGGCGGGGCTCCCCGGTGA
- a CDS encoding transporter, whose product MAGRRGSPVSAGTGVSAASITPVVVRLKLSLLRNGLRQSAGRRAAFIASTVLVLLFAVLQLLGLIALRGNAHATAVGVLLVAVLALGWAVMPLFFPGGDETLDPTRLVMLPLRPRPLVRALLAASLVGIGPLFTFCLLLGSVISVAHGAAAYATAVAALVLALLVCVALARAVAAANIRLLSSRKGRDLAVLSGLVVAVGAQLVNFGAQRLGSAGGLSELDPVTDVLRWIPPASAIGAVDSVSDGSYGAGILQLALCVAALAGLLALWSRHLTRLMTSPDGSTLQAAEPVGRERGSSGLARLLPAGRTGTVMERSLRYVWRDPKTKAAWVTSLAIGLIVPVFNALQGTGSVYFACFAAGMLGIQMYNQFGQDTSAFWMVALTISSTRDAYVELRGRALALLLITLPYATLVTTVTTGLLGAWEKLPEVLGLSFALLGAMLATGAWSSARFPYSIPQEGYKNVAPGQAGLAWIAIFGGLISAALLASPVIALTIWLNVSADGDGWTWLLLPLGAVYGALITLLGLRLAAPRTAGRLPEILAAVSKG is encoded by the coding sequence CTGGCTGGGCGGCGGGGCTCCCCGGTGAGCGCCGGCACCGGCGTCTCCGCCGCGTCGATCACCCCCGTCGTCGTACGCCTGAAGCTGTCGCTCCTGCGCAACGGCCTGCGGCAGTCCGCCGGGCGGCGGGCCGCGTTCATCGCGTCCACGGTGCTCGTGCTGCTCTTCGCCGTGCTCCAGCTGCTCGGCCTGATCGCGCTGCGCGGCAACGCGCACGCCACCGCCGTCGGCGTGCTGCTCGTGGCGGTCCTGGCGCTCGGCTGGGCCGTGATGCCGCTGTTCTTCCCCGGCGGCGACGAGACGCTCGATCCGACACGGCTGGTGATGCTGCCGCTGCGGCCGCGGCCCCTCGTCCGGGCGCTGCTGGCCGCCTCGCTCGTCGGCATCGGGCCGCTCTTCACGTTCTGCCTGCTGCTCGGTTCGGTGATCTCGGTCGCCCACGGCGCGGCGGCGTACGCGACGGCGGTGGCCGCCCTCGTGCTGGCCCTGCTGGTCTGTGTGGCCCTCGCGCGGGCCGTCGCGGCCGCCAACATCCGGCTGCTGTCCAGCCGCAAGGGACGCGATCTGGCGGTGCTCAGCGGACTGGTCGTCGCGGTCGGCGCCCAGCTGGTGAACTTCGGCGCCCAGCGGCTCGGTTCGGCGGGCGGGCTGTCGGAGCTGGACCCGGTGACGGACGTGCTGCGCTGGATCCCGCCCGCGTCGGCGATCGGCGCCGTGGATTCGGTGAGCGACGGGTCGTACGGGGCCGGGATCCTCCAGCTCGCGCTGTGCGTGGCCGCCCTGGCGGGGCTGCTGGCGCTCTGGTCCCGTCATCTGACCCGGCTGATGACCTCGCCCGACGGGTCGACGCTCCAGGCCGCGGAGCCCGTGGGCCGCGAGCGCGGCTCGTCGGGGCTCGCGCGGCTGCTTCCGGCCGGGCGCACCGGCACGGTCATGGAGCGGAGCCTGCGGTACGTGTGGCGCGATCCGAAGACCAAGGCGGCCTGGGTGACCTCGCTGGCCATCGGGCTGATCGTGCCGGTGTTCAACGCGCTCCAGGGCACCGGCTCGGTCTACTTCGCGTGCTTCGCGGCCGGGATGCTCGGGATCCAGATGTACAACCAGTTCGGGCAGGACACGTCCGCGTTCTGGATGGTGGCCCTGACCATCTCCTCGACCCGTGACGCGTACGTCGAACTGCGCGGGCGGGCGCTGGCCCTGCTGTTGATCACCCTGCCGTACGCGACGCTCGTGACCACGGTGACGACCGGGCTGCTCGGGGCGTGGGAGAAGCTGCCCGAAGTCCTCGGTCTCTCCTTCGCGTTGCTCGGCGCGATGCTGGCGACCGGCGCGTGGTCCTCGGCCCGCTTCCCGTACTCGATCCCCCAGGAGGGCTACAAGAACGTGGCCCCCGGTCAGGCCGGTCTCGCCTGGATCGCCATCTTCGGCGGCCTGATCTCGGCCGCCCTGCTCGCGTCCCCCGTCATCGCCCTGACGATCTGGCTGAACGTGAGCGCCGACGGCGACGGCTGGACCTGGCTCCTGCTGCCCCTGGGCGCCGTCTACGGGGCGCTGATCACGCTGCTGGGGCTCCGGCTCGCGGCGCCCCGGACGGCGGGGCGGCTGCCGGAGATCCTGGCGGCGGTCAGCAAGGGGTGA
- a CDS encoding alpha/beta fold hydrolase — translation MVRRIDVTGAGGVRLAAWEFADPPKNEQPKAPGVLLLHGLMGRASHWASTARWLSERHRAVALDQRGHGQSDKAPEAEYTREAYVEDAEAALDQLGLGPAVVVGHAMGALTGWQLAAKRPDLVRALIICDMRASALGAASQREWEDWFQAWPVPFATLADVRKWFGEDDPWVERRNPSRGEFYAEVMHESPDGWRPVFEPEQMLKSRQTWVYDAHWEELTQVRCPALVVRGLDGELGRAESQEMVRVLPRGQYAEVADAGHLVHYDQPEAWRAAIEPFLDGVLTGP, via the coding sequence ATGGTGCGGCGCATCGACGTGACGGGAGCGGGCGGTGTACGCCTGGCCGCCTGGGAGTTCGCCGATCCTCCCAAGAACGAGCAGCCGAAGGCGCCCGGCGTGCTGTTACTGCACGGCCTCATGGGCCGCGCCTCGCACTGGGCGTCCACCGCCCGCTGGCTCTCCGAGCGGCACCGCGCCGTCGCCCTCGACCAGCGCGGTCACGGCCAGAGCGACAAGGCCCCGGAGGCCGAGTACACCCGTGAGGCCTACGTCGAGGACGCCGAAGCCGCCCTCGACCAGCTCGGTCTCGGACCGGCCGTCGTCGTCGGCCACGCGATGGGCGCGCTGACCGGCTGGCAGCTCGCCGCCAAGCGCCCCGATCTCGTCCGCGCCCTGATCATCTGCGACATGCGGGCCTCGGCGCTCGGCGCCGCCTCCCAGCGCGAGTGGGAGGACTGGTTCCAGGCCTGGCCCGTCCCCTTCGCCACACTCGCCGACGTACGGAAGTGGTTCGGCGAGGACGACCCCTGGGTGGAGCGCCGCAATCCCTCCCGCGGCGAGTTCTACGCCGAGGTGATGCACGAGTCCCCCGACGGCTGGCGCCCCGTCTTCGAACCGGAACAGATGCTCAAGTCCCGCCAGACATGGGTGTACGACGCCCACTGGGAAGAGCTCACCCAGGTCCGGTGCCCCGCCCTGGTCGTACGCGGCCTCGACGGCGAGCTCGGCCGGGCCGAGTCCCAGGAGATGGTCCGGGTCCTGCCGCGCGGCCAGTACGCCGAGGTCGCCGACGCCGGCCACCTCGTGCACTACGACCAGCCCGAGGCGTGGCGCGCCGCGATCGAGCCGTTTCTGGACGGAGTGCTCACCGGACCCTAG
- a CDS encoding metal-dependent transcriptional regulator produces the protein MSGLIDTTEMYLRTILELEEEGVVPMRARIAERLDQSGPTVSQTVARMERDGLVAVASDRHLELTDEGRRLATRVMRKHRLAECLLVDVIGLEWEQVHAEACRWEHVMSEAVERRVLELLRHPTESPYGNPIPGLEELGEKDGADPFLDEGMVSLSELDPGVDGKTVVVRRIGEPIQTDAQLMYTLRRAGVQPGSVVSVTESAGGVLVGSGGEAAELEADVASHVFVAKR, from the coding sequence ATGTCCGGACTGATCGACACCACGGAGATGTATCTCCGCACCATCCTCGAGCTGGAGGAGGAAGGCGTTGTCCCCATGCGCGCCCGGATCGCGGAGCGGCTCGACCAGAGCGGCCCGACGGTGAGTCAGACGGTGGCGCGGATGGAGCGCGACGGTCTGGTGGCGGTGGCGAGCGACCGGCATCTGGAACTCACGGACGAAGGGCGGCGGCTGGCGACCCGCGTCATGCGCAAGCACCGCCTGGCCGAGTGTCTGCTCGTCGACGTCATCGGCCTGGAGTGGGAGCAGGTGCACGCGGAGGCCTGCCGCTGGGAGCACGTGATGAGCGAGGCGGTGGAGCGGCGCGTGCTGGAACTGCTGCGCCACCCGACCGAGTCGCCGTACGGAAACCCGATCCCGGGCCTGGAGGAGCTGGGCGAGAAGGACGGCGCGGACCCGTTCCTGGACGAGGGCATGGTCTCGCTGTCCGAACTGGACCCGGGTGTGGACGGCAAGACCGTGGTCGTCCGGCGGATCGGGGAGCCGATCCAGACGGACGCCCAGCTGATGTACACGCTGCGGCGGGCGGGCGTGCAGCCCGGTTCCGTGGTCAGCGTGACCGAGTCGGCCGGCGGCGTCCTCGTCGGCAGCGGCGGCGAGGCCGCGGAGCTGGAGGCGGACGTTGCCTCTCATGTGTTCGTCGCCAAGCGCTGA